One genomic segment of Nitrospirota bacterium includes these proteins:
- a CDS encoding acyl--CoA ligase, with protein sequence MTVDEILLDTAERFSDKTVMIHDRTRLSSGELCSLALRLAYALRSCGVRRGDRIIIALENSLEYLVAYFGVILSRGVPVAINPDIKRAGLQGIVMDCTPTGIISRSAALPVIQKAFDNSCPFRFVMSCDRRDENQQADPRILYLDECLNYGKESFSTLDRRDDVLASIIYTSGTTGEPKGVMLSHRNLLSNAASIVSYLELTSNDSVMVVLPFYYSYGNSLLLTHIMQGGTLVIDNRFMYANVVLDTIIRESVTGFAGVPSTFAILLNRSNFRHMSFPSLRYITQAGGPMPHDMAIEITRIVPHTKLYIMYGQTEATARLSYLPPDDLLRKHGSVGKGIPGVSLEVRNEHGEKVKPGEVGEVRAKGDNIMLGYWGKEEDTGKVLSDGWLLTGDTATIDNEDYIYILGRRTEMIKSGAHRIAPREIEDILLKYTKIAEAAVIGEPDTILGEAISAFIVVKEGLSCQEKEILQYCHENLPVYKMPRTIHFVSSLPRTDSGKIKKGELKKVFTCEVNQ encoded by the coding sequence ATGACGGTTGACGAGATTTTATTAGATACAGCAGAACGATTTTCTGATAAGACTGTAATGATTCATGACAGGACAAGGCTTAGCTCAGGTGAGCTATGTTCCCTTGCCTTACGGCTTGCTTATGCCCTGCGGAGTTGCGGTGTCCGCCGGGGAGACCGTATCATCATTGCATTGGAAAACTCTCTGGAGTATTTAGTTGCCTATTTTGGAGTTATCTTAAGCAGAGGCGTTCCTGTGGCCATCAATCCTGATATTAAACGTGCCGGTCTTCAGGGTATTGTGATGGATTGTACCCCTACGGGTATCATATCAAGGTCAGCGGCGCTTCCAGTGATTCAAAAGGCGTTTGATAATTCCTGCCCCTTCAGGTTTGTCATGTCATGTGACAGGAGGGATGAGAATCAACAGGCAGATCCCAGGATCCTGTATCTTGATGAATGTTTAAATTACGGAAAAGAATCTTTTTCGACCTTAGACCGCAGGGATGATGTGCTGGCTTCTATAATTTATACATCCGGAACTACCGGCGAACCAAAGGGAGTTATGTTGTCGCACAGGAATCTTCTCAGTAATGCGGCATCCATTGTAAGTTATCTCGAACTGACCAGTAATGACAGCGTGATGGTTGTCCTCCCTTTTTACTACTCATACGGAAACTCACTCCTGCTCACGCATATCATGCAGGGCGGCACCCTGGTGATAGATAATCGCTTCATGTATGCCAATGTTGTCCTTGATACTATCATAAGGGAGTCTGTCACTGGTTTTGCGGGTGTGCCATCCACATTTGCGATACTCCTGAACCGTTCCAACTTCAGGCATATGTCTTTTCCGTCTCTTCGTTACATTACACAGGCAGGGGGACCCATGCCGCACGATATGGCAATTGAGATTACCCGCATCGTTCCTCACACAAAGCTGTACATCATGTACGGACAGACCGAGGCAACCGCACGTTTATCCTACCTTCCTCCTGATGACCTGTTAAGAAAGCACGGATCTGTTGGAAAGGGGATTCCAGGGGTGTCTCTTGAGGTGAGAAACGAACATGGGGAGAAGGTCAAACCAGGCGAAGTCGGAGAAGTCAGGGCCAAAGGTGACAATATTATGCTTGGGTATTGGGGTAAAGAGGAAGATACGGGGAAGGTACTGAGTGACGGATGGCTTTTAACAGGGGATACAGCGACGATAGATAATGAAGATTATATCTATATATTGGGCCGCAGGACTGAAATGATAAAGAGCGGGGCGCATCGTATAGCCCCCCGTGAAATTGAAGACATCCTCCTGAAATATACCAAGATTGCTGAAGCAGCAGTTATTGGTGAGCCGGATACGATCCTTGGCGAGGCAATCTCTGCCTTTATTGTTGTAAAAGAGGGCCTTTCATGTCAGGAAAAAGAGATACTGCAGTACTGTCATGAAAATCTGCCGGTATACAAGATGCCCAGGACGATCCATTTTGTCTCATCCTTACCCAGGACAGACAGTGGAAAGATAAAAAAGGGAGAGTTAAAAAAGGTTTTCACATGCGAGGTAAACCAATGA
- a CDS encoding acyltransferase: MIFELFKSIASYISRKRKAVRLRQYDRFTIAEYFREQGAQIGDNCSIIPSSLGAESYLVKIGNHVTIAGGVSFMTHDGGPWIFRDEIPDLQVFGPIVIEDNCVIGGYAVLFPNIRIGKNSIVGANSVVITDVPPDTIVMGVPARPIGSVLKYKEKCVERWKTQRPPDIVIDPGEDWWHSKHFHENRKKLREHLLKVFEKELKEL, encoded by the coding sequence ATGATATTCGAATTGTTTAAGTCTATCGCATCCTATATTTCAAGAAAGAGAAAGGCCGTTCGTTTAAGGCAGTATGACCGATTTACAATAGCTGAATATTTCAGGGAACAGGGGGCGCAGATTGGGGATAATTGCAGTATTATACCGAGCAGCCTCGGTGCAGAATCCTATTTGGTGAAAATAGGTAATCATGTTACTATTGCAGGAGGAGTAAGTTTCATGACACATGATGGCGGGCCCTGGATATTCAGGGATGAGATACCTGATCTGCAGGTTTTTGGCCCTATTGTAATCGAAGACAACTGTGTCATAGGGGGTTACGCGGTCTTGTTCCCTAACATCCGCATAGGGAAAAATTCTATAGTAGGTGCAAATTCCGTAGTGATCACAGATGTGCCGCCAGATACCATTGTCATGGGCGTCCCGGCAAGGCCAATAGGCTCTGTTTTAAAATATAAAGAAAAGTGTGTTGAAAGATGGAAGACACAAAGACCTCCGGATATCGTAATTGATCCTGGTGAAGACTGGTGGCACTCAAAACATTTCCATGAAAACAGAAAGAAGCTAAGAGAGCACCTGTTAAAGGTCTTCGAGAAGGAGTTAAAAGAGCTATAA
- the wecB gene encoding UDP-N-acetylglucosamine 2-epimerase (non-hydrolyzing): MKKIKVLSVLGTRPEVIKMAPVLLEMKKYPDRLTPVLVSTAQHREMLDQVLRVFDIKPDIDLNIMKPNQTLSHITTTALAGIERVIQETRPDIVLTQGDTTTVFAASLAAFYCKIPVGHVEAGLRSFDKFNPYPEEINRKLTDCVSDYFFAPTATARRNLLNEGIAEERIFVTGNTVVDALRYALELPYSFKDNDELSSIPWDGNRILLVTAHRRENLDTPLRNVCEALKELVLKFQDLHVVYPVHLNPAVRTTVHQILKDVGRIHLVAPADYLTFIHLMKRAHIILTDSGGVQEEAPSLGKPVLVMRKLTERPEAYEAGVARIVGTDKDNIVREVSTLLTDENSYQEMSRVENPYGDGMAARRIIHIILERIKPD, encoded by the coding sequence ATGAAAAAGATCAAAGTATTATCAGTTCTTGGAACCAGGCCGGAAGTTATCAAAATGGCGCCGGTACTCCTTGAAATGAAGAAGTATCCGGACAGGCTGACGCCGGTGCTTGTTTCAACTGCTCAACACCGCGAGATGCTGGATCAGGTACTCCGGGTGTTCGACATTAAACCTGACATTGATCTTAATATTATGAAGCCGAACCAGACCCTTTCTCATATTACAACCACAGCCCTTGCGGGCATTGAGCGTGTAATTCAGGAGACGAGGCCTGATATCGTACTGACCCAGGGAGATACCACCACCGTTTTTGCCGCATCCCTCGCCGCTTTTTATTGTAAGATTCCTGTAGGACATGTGGAGGCAGGGCTCCGGAGTTTCGACAAATTCAATCCCTATCCTGAGGAGATAAACCGGAAACTTACGGATTGTGTCTCGGATTATTTTTTTGCACCGACGGCTACTGCACGCAGAAACCTCCTGAATGAAGGCATCGCTGAAGAAAGGATCTTTGTTACCGGGAACACCGTCGTAGATGCGCTCAGATATGCCCTTGAATTACCTTATTCTTTTAAAGATAACGATGAGTTGTCTTCGATCCCATGGGATGGAAACCGGATACTCCTCGTTACCGCTCACCGCAGGGAGAATCTGGATACTCCGCTGCGGAATGTTTGCGAGGCATTGAAGGAGTTAGTCTTAAAGTTCCAGGATTTGCACGTGGTTTATCCTGTACACCTTAATCCTGCTGTCAGGACAACCGTACATCAGATCCTGAAAGATGTCGGGAGGATTCACCTTGTTGCTCCGGCAGACTATCTGACATTCATCCATCTGATGAAGCGTGCCCACATTATCCTGACGGACTCGGGCGGCGTTCAGGAAGAAGCCCCTTCCCTTGGGAAGCCTGTTCTCGTGATGCGGAAACTGACAGAAAGACCGGAGGCATATGAGGCAGGGGTTGCACGCATCGTTGGGACGGATAAAGACAATATCGTCAGGGAAGTGTCCACCCTTTTAACTGATGAGAATTCTTACCAGGAAATGTCGAGGGTCGAAAACCCTTACGGTGATGGAATGGCGGCCCGGAGGATTATCCATATTATCCTGGAGCGTATCAAACCAGATTGA
- a CDS encoding AMP-binding protein, producing MLLNRFLEQSAERFPGKTALITSKGRYSYGGINEMANRVANALIGEGLERGDRIALFMENSLEAVICMFGILKAGCIFLPVNPTTRTEKLTYILNNCQARAVLSAVEMSGVIANACNNTPSLSQVYLSGKDIPLGLIDRKIFQLDSILLDGNRMQPEPRVIDADLAAIIYTSGSSGFPKGVMMAHFNMVSAANSITTYLENTPDDIILNVLPLSFDYGLYQVIMGFKAGATVILENSYMYPYRIIQTILKERVTGFPIVPTISAILLQMDDIKRHDFSCLRYISNTAAALPVSHIQKLRELFPGTRIYSMYGLTECKRVSYLPPDQLDIRPDSVGKGMPNTEAYIVDENGNRVGPDVIGELVVRGSNIMRGYWGLPEKTAERLKPGPFPGEMVLYTGDLFRMDREGYLYFVSRKDDIIKSRGEKVSPKEVENILYEIEGVAEAAVIGVNDEILGEAVKAVIVLKDGIKLKGKDIIRFCAMHLEDFMVPKVVEFSNGLPKTETGKINKLALKEESEGLAVKL from the coding sequence ATGCTGCTGAACAGATTCCTTGAACAGAGCGCTGAAAGATTTCCCGGCAAGACGGCCCTTATTACATCCAAGGGGCGCTACAGCTACGGTGGGATAAATGAAATGGCCAACAGGGTTGCCAATGCACTCATTGGTGAGGGGCTTGAAAGGGGCGACAGGATAGCGCTCTTCATGGAAAATTCCCTGGAGGCTGTAATATGCATGTTCGGGATACTAAAAGCCGGATGCATATTCCTGCCGGTCAACCCCACGACCAGGACGGAGAAACTTACATACATCCTCAATAACTGTCAGGCAAGGGCAGTCTTGAGCGCTGTTGAGATGTCGGGGGTGATTGCCAATGCCTGTAATAATACCCCCTCTCTAAGCCAGGTCTATTTGAGCGGTAAAGATATTCCTTTGGGTTTGATTGACAGGAAGATTTTTCAGTTGGACAGCATTCTGCTTGATGGTAACAGGATGCAGCCAGAACCCAGGGTCATAGACGCAGACCTTGCAGCAATTATTTATACATCCGGTTCCTCAGGGTTTCCCAAGGGGGTCATGATGGCACATTTTAATATGGTTTCAGCAGCAAATTCCATCACGACCTATCTTGAGAATACGCCGGATGATATTATCCTGAATGTCCTTCCCTTGTCTTTTGATTATGGCCTTTATCAGGTCATTATGGGGTTCAAGGCCGGGGCAACGGTAATACTGGAAAATTCCTACATGTATCCATACAGGATCATCCAGACTATTTTGAAAGAAAGAGTTACCGGGTTTCCCATAGTTCCGACCATATCGGCCATTCTGCTGCAGATGGATGACATCAAAAGGCACGATTTCTCCTGCCTCAGATATATAAGCAATACTGCTGCTGCCCTTCCCGTATCTCACATTCAGAAGCTCCGGGAGCTTTTTCCCGGGACCAGGATTTACTCCATGTATGGCCTGACAGAATGCAAGAGGGTCTCATATCTGCCTCCGGACCAACTGGATATTCGTCCGGATTCGGTGGGTAAGGGCATGCCGAACACTGAGGCATACATCGTGGATGAAAATGGCAACAGGGTTGGCCCTGATGTGATTGGTGAACTGGTCGTGCGCGGATCTAACATCATGCGCGGTTACTGGGGGTTGCCTGAGAAGACTGCCGAGAGGCTGAAACCAGGCCCGTTTCCGGGAGAGATGGTCCTCTATACCGGCGACCTGTTCAGAATGGACAGAGAAGGCTATCTCTACTTCGTTTCACGAAAGGATGACATCATCAAGAGCAGGGGAGAGAAGGTAAGTCCAAAGGAAGTTGAGAATATCCTGTATGAGATAGAGGGCGTTGCGGAGGCGGCTGTTATAGGGGTAAATGATGAAATACTCGGGGAGGCTGTCAAGGCAGTTATTGTTTTAAAGGATGGGATAAAGTTAAAGGGTAAAGACATTATCAGATTTTGTGCTATGCATCTTGAGGACTTTATGGTCCCGAAGGTTGTTGAATTTAGCAATGGGCTTCCAAAGACTGAGACAGGCAAGATCAATAAGCTGGCGCTGAAAGAAGAATCTGAAGGACTTGCAGTCAAGTTATGA
- the xrtW gene encoding exosortase W, whose protein sequence is MKRMDKENPGSLNVPAVRDIAVIRGIPVQVLFLLAAFVVLYFPTFQALLKMWWSSDDYSHGFFVPFISLYLVWVKREQLRDIRSNPNLKIGVLLILSAGFLLNFGRAGEIAVLQELSMLVMIAGLIALLLGVACLRMLALPIAYLLFMIKIFGEGVDWFHWPFQLVAADIGVWLLRLFGFAAYQEANYIQLPRVTLEVAAACSGVRFLVSIIAIGIPLAHVTQRTWFRKIGLVLFAVIVAIIANGIRVALIGVWAYHNGDADIHGPFHVLYGVFVSWVGFIVLFVGAWILSKGPRGDKYPVISGKSLKGAKSDLRYQWHKWLEAAQSGKFRMPLFVAIVLLMAIGGYYYLHRTVPIPLKDGFMTFPMIIGEWKGEDVDPGMYTLRLDWADEELMRIYRDKIGNTVKLYIAYFDDQQQGKELIMYKTSWIFHRGDGTVGITGVDGKKYKVNQVVLNEGNSPQAVLFWYSLNGRVVANRYIAKLYTIWDALVYGRTNGALVSISAPLGQQEQPENGFENERRFIRDAMLAVHNYLPGK, encoded by the coding sequence ATGAAGCGTATGGATAAAGAAAACCCGGGGTCATTAAATGTTCCTGCCGTACGGGATATTGCTGTTATACGAGGGATACCCGTTCAAGTCCTCTTCCTCCTTGCGGCATTTGTAGTCTTGTACTTCCCAACATTTCAGGCATTGCTTAAGATGTGGTGGAGCAGTGATGACTATAGCCACGGTTTTTTTGTTCCATTTATCTCACTCTACCTGGTATGGGTTAAGCGGGAACAATTAAGGGATATCCGGTCTAATCCAAATCTGAAAATCGGGGTTTTGTTGATCCTGTCAGCCGGCTTCCTGTTAAACTTTGGCAGGGCCGGTGAGATAGCAGTCCTGCAGGAATTATCCATGCTGGTTATGATTGCAGGTTTGATCGCCCTGCTCCTGGGTGTAGCTTGCCTCAGGATGCTTGCCTTACCGATTGCCTATCTCCTTTTTATGATCAAAATCTTCGGGGAGGGAGTTGATTGGTTTCACTGGCCGTTTCAGCTTGTTGCAGCCGATATCGGAGTGTGGCTCCTTAGGTTATTTGGTTTCGCTGCTTATCAGGAAGCCAATTATATCCAGTTGCCAAGGGTAACGCTGGAGGTGGCAGCGGCCTGCAGCGGCGTCCGGTTTCTTGTTTCCATTATTGCTATTGGGATCCCTTTAGCCCATGTGACGCAACGAACCTGGTTTCGAAAAATCGGACTCGTTCTATTTGCTGTAATCGTCGCAATCATTGCGAATGGGATCAGGGTCGCCCTGATCGGGGTGTGGGCCTATCATAATGGAGACGCAGACATCCATGGCCCGTTCCATGTTCTGTACGGGGTGTTCGTAAGCTGGGTCGGGTTTATTGTCCTTTTTGTCGGGGCATGGATTCTCAGTAAGGGGCCCAGGGGTGACAAGTATCCTGTAATATCCGGAAAATCACTGAAGGGCGCAAAATCTGATTTAAGATATCAATGGCATAAATGGCTTGAAGCTGCTCAAAGTGGTAAGTTCAGGATGCCCTTGTTTGTGGCAATAGTTCTTCTTATGGCGATAGGAGGCTACTACTATCTTCACCGTACGGTTCCCATCCCTCTCAAAGATGGCTTCATGACCTTTCCAATGATTATTGGAGAGTGGAAGGGAGAAGATGTTGATCCTGGAATGTATACGCTGAGGCTCGACTGGGCGGATGAAGAACTGATGCGGATTTACCGGGACAAGATTGGCAATACCGTAAAGCTATATATTGCCTACTTCGATGACCAGCAGCAGGGGAAGGAACTAATTATGTACAAGACATCGTGGATATTCCATCGGGGTGACGGGACTGTGGGGATCACAGGAGTGGATGGAAAAAAGTATAAGGTCAATCAGGTAGTATTAAATGAAGGGAATTCGCCCCAGGCTGTCCTTTTCTGGTATAGTTTAAATGGCCGTGTTGTCGCGAATCGTTATATAGCTAAACTATATACTATATGGGATGCGCTTGTATATGGCAGAACCAATGGAGCATTAGTGTCCATATCTGCTCCGCTTGGACAACAGGAACAACCTGAAAATGGATTTGAGAATGAGCGGCGTTTTATCCGGGATGCAATGCTTGCTGTTCACAACTATCTCCCTGGCAAGTAA
- a CDS encoding DUF3473 domain-containing protein, with the protein MINGLSIDVEEYFNVEAFADRIHFEDWDKFESRVENSTNSILAILRQHNVKATFFVLGWVAERHPDLIRGIHAQGHEVACHGYAHKLIYSQTPDQFKEDLRRSRRILEDIIGEKVIGYRAPSYSITKDSLWALDILISEGFLYDSSIFPIMHDRYGIPDGARFIYEIGSGNGQTITEIPLSTVVFLKKNIPIAGGGYMRLLPYSFIRWGIQKINLKENKPAIIYLHPWEIDVEQPRLQGSLLSKFRHYVNLAKMERNLRYLLRDFRFAPVRDLISN; encoded by the coding sequence ATGATCAACGGCTTGTCTATTGATGTAGAGGAATATTTCAATGTCGAAGCCTTTGCTGACCGGATACATTTTGAAGACTGGGACAAGTTCGAAAGCAGGGTGGAAAACAGCACGAACTCCATCCTCGCAATTCTAAGACAACACAATGTAAAGGCGACATTCTTTGTCCTCGGCTGGGTGGCAGAAAGACACCCAGACCTCATCAGGGGTATCCATGCCCAGGGACACGAAGTCGCATGCCATGGTTATGCCCACAAGCTGATCTATTCGCAGACCCCGGATCAATTCAAAGAAGACCTGAGACGTTCCAGGAGAATCCTCGAAGACATCATCGGAGAGAAGGTCATAGGGTACAGGGCCCCGAGCTATTCCATTACGAAAGATTCACTATGGGCGCTGGACATTTTGATTTCAGAAGGTTTTCTTTATGATTCGAGCATTTTCCCCATTATGCATGATCGTTATGGAATCCCGGACGGCGCCCGTTTCATTTACGAGATAGGGAGTGGCAACGGTCAGACCATCACTGAAATTCCCCTTTCAACAGTCGTTTTCTTAAAGAAAAATATTCCTATTGCCGGAGGAGGCTATATGAGGTTGTTACCGTATTCCTTTATCCGCTGGGGCATCCAAAAGATAAATCTTAAAGAAAACAAACCGGCAATTATATATTTGCACCCCTGGGAAATTGATGTGGAACAACCGAGGCTTCAGGGAAGTCTGTTGTCTAAGTTCAGGCATTATGTCAATTTAGCCAAGATGGAAAGAAACCTTCGATACCTGCTGAGGGATTTCAGGTTTGCGCCTGTCAGGGATCTCATCTCAAATTAA